Genomic DNA from Prunus persica cultivar Lovell chromosome G1, Prunus_persica_NCBIv2, whole genome shotgun sequence:
ACTAGGCATTTTACCACCCTACCTGTAATTCTGCGATATTCGCTGTAGCGAGGGAGATTTGAAGTTTGAAGGTTCCACTCTGATTGACATTGTCTAGTTGAAACTTGATCTGCCATGTAGTGCCTTCATATGTGTCATCATCTTTCTTCCTATTTATGAAAACTGTGTCAAATAGAATCAAACTCACACAAAAATTGGGCACATTGGAAAAGTAGGGTCAAGGAAGGACGAAGAAGTGCACCTGGTAACCTGAGCGAAGAACCAATCTTTAGCATAGTCGCTTGTGCCAATAGTGTAAATTAAGTCTTGATCAGGATATAAATCTGCATATCTTTCCCATAACCCATACTGCCTAAACCTGCAAATGCAAGAAAATGATCAAGATCTTATAATGTGgatgagaaaaatgtattcttgtcattttgtttttctagatAAATGGCACTTATGTTGTCAATCTGCGAATATTCACCGTCTAGCAATATAAGCATGTTTGTGAACATGTACTTCATTTCTAGCACCCATTCGTAAGCATGTACTTCATTTCTAGCACCCATGTTAATTTTGATCAATCCGAAATAAATTAGTCAAAGAATTGGGTCACATAAGTTtgtcacagagagagagagagagaaagagagagagagaggtcaaAGGTCACCTGTCAGGATGGTTGACATAAAGTTTATTGATATAGTTTGGATTAGGATCAGGAACATAGAATTCAGCTGCAGAACGATCAGGGATGCCAATTTCCCATAATGTTGGTCCATCTCTTGGAGGCTCATATACAAGCTCACCCACGTCAATATCACAACCTGCTTAATTAAAACGCACTAATGTGTTAATCATATTGATAATAATCTTGAAGAGGAAACaattaaaaaggaagaaaaataatagatgGACCTGCGGTTATGGTAATGGCTGCATCATATCGATAATCTCCAATGAAACCAGGAACCCATGCATAAAGATTATATTGTCCCTCACGTATATTCTTTATAGAGTAATAGCCATGCTCATCTGCCCTAGTCCAGAACTGGTAGCCCTGCCACAATGCAAACactaaaaatgaagaagatttGCCTAAATGATCTATTTTATGTACAATGGggacttgttttgttttgttttctgggtTAGTGAATTAATGCACTTCTCGCTTGGTaataaaatggacaaaataatATCACCTTGCAATCTCTTTGAAAGGATCCAGCATCTCCTGGTGGTGCCAAGCCTACATAAGCACCCTTTCCCGGAATGCAATCTTCACTAACGTACCTAGACATGTATAGTTTTTAGACAATAATGTAGTGGAAATTCAAGACGTGAATATCTCGTATTGAGTCATAATCTAGTAATTCGGGCGCAGTCAATCATGAGTAATAATTTAGTAATTCGGGAGCAGTCAATCATGTCCtaatattaacaaaatcatTTGTTATATTTCTTATCATATTTCTCATAtgagattttatatttttcacacAGTCGCTTACGTGGAATCACCACATAATAAACCTCAATTTCACGTCAATTCTACATTCTTCAACAACAAGGCGCAAGTAGAAGCAAACAATTCAATTTTATAAGGTTTGGACATACGGCAGAAAGTTGATTTGGTTAAGTACCTATCTCGAACCTGTATTCTACCACTAACATTACCCCGTTGATCCGACGGTGGAAACTCAATGGAAGCAGGGAAATCGTAAGGCCATTTTTGCACTTCTGTCATCATCTGGAGTACTCCAAAAGTAACATACATTGTCCATAAAAATGggaaattatttgtttaatataAATACTTGTAGAgggggtttttgttttaaaaattaaacctGGCTTTTTGCATCCTCCCAGAGTGGTGATGGATCATCATTTGCATTGGACGTAACAGAATTAAGATAGATAAAAACAGGGCCAAAGACTTTCTTCCATGGCTCATCTGGTTTCAGCTTCAGCACCAGGTCCTCTCCAGAATAATGAGCACTAAGAAAcatctgatttttttaattttatttttccacaGGTTAGTACAATTCAAGATAGTTtatttgcaaaagaaaaaaataaagtgtaACATAGATGATCCTAAGATAGTTTGTTCTAACCTTGggattgaataaataaaaagcgaATCAAGAGCAAAACCGAGGGAACGAGTGCATAATGAGAAAGTGAGAGGGTGAAAATCACTACATATTATAATACCAAATTTCATGAACTTGaacttaacaaaaaaaataaagcagaATTACGAGTATCAGCTCGTATCGCAACATTTTAATACCAACTGATAAATCACATAATATGACAGTTGCTTGAACATTGTAAATACATGAAATTCAACtgctaaaaaatatatataaacaaataaattattgcCACATCATTTCAAACTTCTGAAAAGTTATGAATTGATGCCCTAGGATTATTGGTTTTGAATATGATTATGGTAAAAGGAAGTTAATTTTACTCACAGCAAGACAAGTGGGGCCAACATGGGAGGTGAGATTCTGTTTGAGGGGTCCACCAGATCGGAACTCATCACTGGGAGTTATTTGCCAGAACCCCACGGGTGGGTCCATACAAATCCAACCGTGAACCCGCAGGTTTTGGTTCTCGCTTGAGTATTCGTATTTGTCATCCACCTACAATTGTATTTAGGAGCCACAAAATTTTGATATTCTAATTGTAATTCTAAGCTTTTATGAATAAATGttttaatttccaaatatacacaaaattatcaaaattttaagttgCATGCATCAtgtcaattatttttaaaaaataaaataaaaaatagtatcaTTTGGATTAGAAGATATAAAATTTGGTAATGGAcataaaatttattaattggactttagaaatattaatttcttatataattcaaaaaatacacataaatattttgttattgaAGAAAATGAGGGATTTGAAAtatcagttttttcttttgcccaaaaaaaaggttgttcttgacttttttttttatttaaaaaaagtacaagCTGGagaggggggaggggggaggagggtttacacaaatattcattgggtgCCTGGAGATTTCGAACCTCTACCCATGCCACGTCTAGTAGAGGTGGAAAAACTCAACCAACTGAATTATACCCCACTAGccagaaaaacttgtatgaaatggggataacactattttgctatttccGGCCAATCACTGTTTGCCACGTGAAAAAGTTATCACGTGTGGCATATCGTGACTGGCCggaaatagcaaaatagtgttatctCTGTTTCATGTAAGTGTATCTCTCCCCACTGACATAGCTCTACTTTTCTTATATTATCAAATCTATGTATGATTCTTATAAGAAATTAACATCTTATGAAGTccaaataaaaattccaaatatcCCTCGTTTTAAACCTTTTCATCTAATTGTAATGagtattttcacttttacaAATAGGGTATGAGAATATATTTGTGCTGTCTTGAAAGGTGCATTAATTACCTCTCCCTTGAATTCTGGCTCTATCGGATTAACAAGAAGGACTGCCTCAGGTACGTCTAAGACTTTACTTCTCTCCTGCAATCGGTCATCAGGAAGGGGCATGTATCTTTGCCTGTTATCTGCTATGGCCATGTATTGAAACCTAATGATCAcccacaaaaaattaaacttataAGTAATCCCTAATTAACTTGACACAACAAAGATAGAAAAACAATGAAGAAGAGAGGTTTggttacttttcttttctgagcTTGAACACAATTCTGGTCTGGGGAAGGTTGAAAGGAGGCCATTCTTTTAAGTGATCATAGATGGCGTAGGAGTAGAATCCCGAAGAATTACGAAGCATAATAAAcctgaaagaaaaatcatgttCTAAATCTTGTTAGTGTCGatcgcaacaacaaaaaaaatgttaacaaTAATCATAAAATACTTGGGATGTGTTATTAGTATTTCAAAATAATCCTTATGCACTCCTCGTTATGTTGCAAAAGAGAAACTATATTGAGAAAAGTGTAAGATAACTATTTTGAAGTGTCGGCGAATTACAGCTTCCTTTATTCTCACATTTCACAAAAAGTTTGATTCTtgcttatttttcttcttgttaaaaagaaaatatatggacTTCCAACCTTTTGTCTATGTTTAGAGGGACAAGCTTGCCCTTTTGAGAGGGATTCCACTTTCTTGTGAACGAGACCTCTACTTGTTCATCGCTTTCCACTATAACCTCGAATTTTGTTCCTTTAATCCTGCATATAGTAATTCTTGATTGGataatacaaacaaaatatactaattaagaaaacaccataatattgccATAGTAAATAATTcaagattttgatgaaaagACAATTCAGAATCCaacatttctacaaaaatttTGAGCGACAAAGAATATTAGTTGTACAAAATGAGATGGCTAAATGCAATATAGGCCAATGGGCACCAATAATAATTGTTGCTATTAGCGCCACTTATAGTGCATTTAGCCACCTCGTCCTGTCCAACCAACATCAATCACTATACTCAAATGATTGAGTGGtggaaattaagaaaataacatatattcATTTCTTCAGAATATGGTAAAAGAGAATGATTAAAAGTAGAGTAGTTTGACGTACACATAAAATGTTCCTGTTGTGCCCACACTTCCAGCTTCACTCCATACAAGGTCCCAATACCTTTAAAAGGTTCaacattgacaaaaaaaaaaaacgaaagaaagaagaattgCAAGTAGTTACGAGGAGAAGCATAGGTACCCTACCCTCTGTTAACTTCTTCATTAAGAACTTCTAGCAAATTGTCGATGCCATTATATTGTATTCTGGTAACAATTCCATCTGGTTTTGACAAGGTAACTTGGAGTATGCCATTATCCATGACTACCTATGTACATGGCAAAAAAGGTTAAACGATACACTTATGAAACCGATAACATTTTTAACCATTAAAACTTTTTCATATGTGCTAGGGGCATATGTGATAGTTATTCATAatctcaatttttgttttccatctTGATAAGCCTCTCGTAAAAAGACCAAAGAGAATTCGTTCACTTCGCTTTTAATAATAAGAGCATGTTTGAGTGTGATTCTGGATGAATTCATGAAAACACTTTATATTACAACCAAAAACACTTCCTTCGATTGCGTGGTATTTTACGGATAGAAGCTATGGGCAATTACTTGTATGAATCTTGAACTACATATTAGGGGTTTCAAAACTTCAAAGCATGGGTGTTATACATaataacaattacatgcatcCAGGATCCAGCGAGACCATAAAAAAACCtagagcatatatatataagacttACATGATGGTCCTGAATATCCAATTTCACCCTTTGAGATGACATAGTGAGGCCTCGCTAGCTATATTAGCACAAGAAAATCTAATTGTGGCTTTTGAGGCAGCAATGTTGAATTTTTGTGGcttgtatatataaagaatttCTTATCTGCTACCACTTGGTTTTTCTTCAACTTAAAAAGTaagccttcttttcttttacttctCTCTGGCGTGTGATTCATTTTCAACTCAGTATCGTGCAAGAATCGTTATGTGCAAAAAGCTAAAAGCACACCAACCAACCCCATTTTTAATCAGTCATGAATAGTGTGTGATATTTCTGTTCCTTCTTTCAGTTACAAATGAAGCAAAGCATAAGCTTTTCGGAAGTACAGAtcgatatatatttttattaagtcTAACTAACAAGGAGAGTGAgatttttcacacacacattaCTAAGATGTCATGGGAATTCGAACATGAAATCACTTATTTACACTTCAATGCTATTTTCCACTTGGCTAGACTGTGCTGCTGGCTAGCTAGAGATTTGGAGTTTGATGATCCAATGTGATATTTGcaaacatcaccaaatattctTGATGCGTCTAATCTCAAGTTATAGGCAACTACTAATTAACTAATTGTTGAAGTTAATTTGGTGTTGCTTGGACAACCAGAAAGGGCCTGGTGTTGAGTGATTGAAGGAGCTGATCCTGGAGCTTGAGTTTCCTAGACTGCCTGGGAAGTCAAGCTATAgccaaactattttttattttcctaagAAATACAAAGTACACCCCGGACTATttgttaatgtatgcattttgagttatttcttttggcttcccttgacaattttgtaataggatttttattgtttctatCAAGCTCAAGCTTAGTTTAagaatagcttctctaggtgttcCTAAACTAACATCTATCCTATGGAGGTTCAAGCAATTTGACAAAGGTAAGTATGCATTGCATATCATGGCATTAAAActattttcataaaatgatgactagtcatctatttctcgtatgactagtcatccttgctctgtaggatttccagctggataacaaacctttttgtcctatcctcctttctctctctgctgccATGTGGGTATTCTGACCTAAGGGAATTTTTGTCTTTAAATGCTATCAATTCCCTCTTTTGCAGCCGTCTCTTTTGggtttgaagttttggaaagtttgGCTTGCCATCTttcgcttcttcttcttcgagaGAACCATCCCATATTTCATCTATGAGTTTTTCCAAAATGATTTCTTCTTGAAAAACTGCATTTGACTTTGAATCTGCATCTAGCTACATAGAATAATCTCTCATTTATATCTAGGTCAGATTCATgactaatttcttcaagagaatGGTTTCTTgaggaaattggtcattctcatttgaatccaaattttggtttcggtttgagttagagcttgcaagctagtgccatgggatgaaagagctggagaaggagctgccattgccatgaagaactgagcttcaagctttgctaagttggagaagaagattgcacaaaggaggtatagctcatcttcctaaatagacctaggaatttcttgagcttgctagtgttctttgtaagaatctttttctacttagtggaatgcctggtcggttgatgacccccagtttttcccaatggtgggtttctgggtgaacaatttctggtttttcatctctgtaaattttctgggtttctgttcttgatagttgactagtcatctgggTTTGtgcggttgactagtcatctttttcagctgtttggtgtttgcttgattatgctgtcttcacacactttcaccatagttgttgctagcacaggggatgcctagattgacgggtccttctgagtgcctaggttgtcactagtaattctctaggcttgcaggtacatcttggtatgctctgtgtatgttattgtttggtataattcatatctgacagttgactagtcataagagtATTTGGTCATGGTCTAGAGTGTGTGAAGTTTGTTGCATTCTTGGttgaatatcttttaaatttacccctcgtcacctaagtGCCAATTTCACTATTATTATTACCACAACCCCAATTATCAAAAGTTTGCAAAAGATTTATACACAAGGAAAAATTAGAGAATCACTTTGGATAAATTATTTCCACTAGTTGTAATTAGTCTTATACAAGTTACTTGCAGTGGCGAATCCACGATTTGAAAGTCAGCTGAGTAAAATTTACATActaaagataaataaacattaaaaaaaaaccaagtcaCAAataaatacccaaaaaaaaaaaaattcaaacaagaGAGTTAAAAGATGGTATATTAGAGTGTATGATCAGAATATCGCAATGTAGTGTTATTAATCTATGAGTTTGAAATGAAGAATCTTGtgattaaataataatttatgatAATGAATAATacactcttaccacatttgtataccacatttCTATATCATCTTATGTGACAATTGAGTGGacagccacatcaattaaaattatttaatattttttttcttttattatttatttcagtgtttgtttttctaattgtcttaattaaaatgcacttcatcaatttaattgatgtggcatataataTGGgcatgccacatcatgtggtatagaaatgtgggataaaaaaGTGGTAAGCGTAGCATTACTCTATGATAATTAATGGGAATTTCATTTTGGACCTACTGGAAAAAGCAGGGATGCCTGATTGCAAGCATGCTGACACTCCAATTGTTTAGAATCATGACCTTATCAAAATCAGGCACtcactaacaaagaaagatatcaAAGGTTAGTTTGAAGATTAATTTACTTGTCATATACTcaaccagacattgcttattcTGTTAGTGTTTTCAGTCAGTTCATGCATTGTCCAAGTGAAGATCATATGAATGCGGTACTTTGAATTCTTCAATATTTGAAATTGGTGCCAGGGAAAGGGCTTATGTTCTCTAAGAATGATAATTTGAATATTGATGGGTATACAGATGCAGATCGGGCAAGTTGTATTACTCACAAGAGATCTACATGAGGTTATTTCACGTTTATGAGGTAATTTGGTTAATTGGAGAAGTAAGAAGCAGAAAGTGGTTACTCTTTCTAGTGCGGAAGCTGAGTTTATAGGGATAACCAAAGAAATTTGTGAACTCCTTCGGTTAATAAAGTTCCTTACATAGCTTAGTTATTATGTACCCGCATATGGGATGAACTTGTTTTCTGATAATTAGGGGTGGGTGTGGTCTGGTCCTGTCCGATTTTCACCTCACATCGAAACCAGAACCAGTACTATTCAACCAGTGCGGTTCGGTCCAATTTTGGtaaaaacaattatgaaaCCAGTCGGTCTAGTTTAAACTAGTTTCGGTGCAGTTTCTGATTTTTGAccggatttttttttttcaaaatgtttttttataaattccaactaaaattttatattcGAACTTAACAATCCTCAAATGACCCAATTTCATGCTAAGATAGATGATTTGGCCTAGAAAAGAGAGGTGCTTTGAAGTTGGGTTTGGGGAAATATTAGTTATGGGATTAGAAATTTAGCATTAgacttaaataaattttaaaaaatagaaaaatgcaTAGCCTGTCCAGTTTAGCATTAgacttaaatatatattgtttgaTTTCACTATTCTGATATCAATTTTCTCTGAATTTAGAAACAAATTGTTAGTTCACAACTTCACATCCCAACAATGAATTAAACTCATAACATTCACATATTTGATTCAATAAATTTTTGGCAGttgggattggattggattacgTGATAGAATTGGATCGTATTGGATTACAAGAAATCAGAGAGAATAACACTAATCCAATGGTGTGTTTGGTGCCATATTTGCTGGTTTGACACCTCTAGTGGAAGTAGAAGATGGTGGACCTTCTAAACGAATATAGTCATACATGAGTCCATGGAAAGCGGCCAAAGGGCTGTTGCTAATTGGTTGTGTTAGAAACAGTGTATTGTTTCCTTCCACAAGCAATGTGGCTGGTATGTCTATGCTATACAGCCAGTAGAGGCCATGAATTCCATGCCTTAGAATTGTGTTGTCCTTTCCAATCACTCCAGTTGTAAACAGAGGGGGGTCTGCTTTCGGGTCATTTATCCgaatcttcaatggaaaagcagaaagaaaaaaaagaaagaaccaaAGAATCAGATTAGGCTTTTGATAGTGCCGAAACAAAGAAGGGTAACTAGGCATTTTACCACCCTACCTGTAATTCTGCGATATTCGCTGTAGCGAGGGAGATTTGAAGTTTGAAGGTTCCACTCTGATTGACATTGTCTAGTTGAAACTTGATCTGCCATGTAGTGCCTTCATATGTGTCATCATCTTTCTTCCTATTTATGAGAACTCTGTCAAATAGAATCAAACTCACACAAAAATTGGGCACATTGGAAAAGTAAGGTCAAGGAGGGACGAAGAAGTGCACCTGGTAACCTGAGCGAAGAACCAATCTTTAGCATAGTCGCTGGTGCCAATAGTGTAAATTAAGTCTTGATCAGGATATAAATCTGCATATCTTTCCCATAACCCATACTGCCTAAACCTGCAAATGCAAGAAAATGATCAAGATCTTATAATGTCGTGGATCACGTCTACACATTTGTGgatgagaaaaatgtattcttgttattttgtttttctacatAAATGGCATTTATGTTGTCAAACTGCGAATATTCACCGTCTAGCAATATAAGCATATTTATAAACATGTACTTCATTTCTAGCACCCATTCGTAAACGTGTACTTCATTTCTAGCACCCATGTTAATTTTGATCAATCCGTAAACATGTACTTAATTTCTAGCACCCATGTTAATTTTGATCAATCCGAAATAAATTAGTCAAAGAATTGGGTCAAATAAGTTtgtcacagagagagagagagagagaggggtcaAAGGTAACCTGTCAGGATGGTTGACATAAAGTTTATTGATATAGTTTGGATTAGGATCAGGAACATAGAATTCAGCTGCAGAACGATCAGGGATGCCAATTTCCCACAATGTTGGTCCATCTCTTGGAGGCTCATATACAAGCTCACCCACGTCAATAACACAACCTGCTTAATTAAAACGCATTAATGTGTtaatcatatttataataatcttGAAGAGGAAACaattaaaaaggaagaaaaataatagatgGACCTGCGGTTATGTTAATGGCTGCATCATATCGATAATCTCCAATGAAACCAGGAACCCATGCATAAAGATTATATTGTCCCTCACGTATATTCTTTATAGAGTAATAGCCATGCTCATCTGCCCTAGTCCAGAACTGGTAGCCCTGCCACAATGCAAACGctaaaaatgaagaagatttGCCTAAATTATCTATTTTATGTACAATGGggacttgttttgttttgttttctgggtTAGTGAATTAATGGACTTCTTGCTTGGTaataaaatggacaaaataaaatcaccTTGCAATCTCTTTGAAAGGATCCAGCATCTCCTGGTGGTGCCAAGCCTACATAAGCACCCTTTCCCGGAATGCAATCTTCACTAACGTACCTAGACATGTATAGTTTTTAGACAAAATGTAGTGGGAATTCAAGACGTGAATATTTCGTATTGAGTAATAATCTAGTAATTCAGGCGCAGTCAATCATGAGTAATAATTTAGTAATTCGGGCGCAGTCAATCATGTCCGTTctaatattaacaaaattatttgttatgttttttatcatgttttgtcatatgagattttatatttttcaacacGCAGAATCACCACATAATAAACCTCAATTTCACGTCAATTCTACATTCTTCAACAACAAGAGAAAAAGTTGATTTGGTTAAGTACCTATCTCGAACCTGTATTCTACCACTAACATTACCCCGTTGATCCGACGGTGGAAACTCACTGGAAGCAGGGAAATCGTAAGGCCATTTTTGCACTTCTGTCATCATCTGGAGTACTCCAAAAGTAAAATACATTGTCCATAAAAATGggaaattatttgtttaatataAATACTTGTAGaaggatttttttgtttaaaaaattaaacctGGTGTTTTGCATCCTCCCAGAGTGGTGATGGATCTTCATTTGCATTGGACGTAAGGGAATTAAGATAGATAAAAACAGGGCCAAAGACTTTCTTCCATGGCTCATCTGGTTTCAGCTTCAGCACCAGGTCCTCTCCAGAATAGTGAGCACTAAGAAACATctgattatttttatttttatttttttcattttgattagtATCACAGATAAATCAAAATGAGGAGAAAAGAAATTTTCCACAGGTTAGTACGATTCAAGATAGTTTAtttgtaaaacaaaaaaaaaatgaagtgtAACATAAATGATCCTAAGATAGTTTTTCTAACCTTAggattgaataaataaaaagtgaatCAAGGAGCAAAACCAAGGGAACATGCAtaataagaaaatgagagCATGAAAATCATTACCTATTATAATATCAAATTTCATGAACGTCAActgaacaaaaaattaaagcagAATTACGAGTATCAACTCGTATCGCAACATTTTATTACCAACTGATGAGTCACATAATATGACAGTTGCTTAAGGATTgtaaatatatgaaattaactTGTGAAAAGTTATGAGTTGATGCCCTaggattatttgttttgaatatGATTATGGTAAAAGGAAGTTAATTTTACTCACAGCAAGACAGAAGGGGCCAACATGGGAGGTGAGATTCTGTTTGAGGGGTCCACCAGATCGGAACTCATCACTGGGAGTTATTTGCCAGAACCCCACGGGCGGGTCCATACAAATCCAACCATGGACCCGCAAATTTTGGTTCTCGCTTGAGTATTCGTATTTGTCATCCACCTACA
This window encodes:
- the LOC18791541 gene encoding probable rhamnogalacturonate lyase B isoform X2 is translated as MDNGILQVTLSKPDGIVTRIQYNGIDNLLEVLNEEVNRGYWDLVWSEAGSVGTTGTFYVIKGTKFEVIVESDEQVEVSFTRKWNPSQKGKLVPLNIDKRFIMLRNSSGFYSYAIYDHLKEWPPFNLPQTRIVFKLRKEKFQYMAIADNRQRYMPLPDDRLQERSKVLDVPEAVLLVNPIEPEFKGEVDDKYEYSSENQNLRVHGWICMDPPVGFWQITPSDEFRSGGPLKQNLTSHVGPTCLAMFLSAHYSGEDLVLKLKPDEPWKKVFGPVFIYLNSVTSNANDDPSPLWEDAKSQMMTEVQKWPYDFPASIEFPPSDQRGNVSGRIQVRDRYVSEDCIPGKGAYVGLAPPGDAGSFQRDCKGYQFWTRADEHGYYSIKNIREGQYNLYAWVPGFIGDYRYDAAITITAGCDIDVGELVYEPPRDGPTLWEIGIPDRSAAEFYVPDPNPNYINKLYVNHPDRFRQYGLWERYADLYPDQDLIYTIGTSDYAKDWFFAQVTRKKDDDTYEGTTWQIKFQLDNVNQSGTFKLQISLATANIAELQIRINDPKADPPLFTTGVIGKDNTILRHGIHGLYWLYSIGIPATLLVEGNNTLFLTQPISNSPLAAFHGLMYDYIRLEGPPSSTSTRGVKPANMAPHTPLD
- the LOC18791541 gene encoding probable rhamnogalacturonate lyase B isoform X1, with protein sequence MSSQRVKLDIQDHHVVMDNGILQVTLSKPDGIVTRIQYNGIDNLLEVLNEEVNRGYWDLVWSEAGSVGTTGTFYVIKGTKFEVIVESDEQVEVSFTRKWNPSQKGKLVPLNIDKRFIMLRNSSGFYSYAIYDHLKEWPPFNLPQTRIVFKLRKEKFQYMAIADNRQRYMPLPDDRLQERSKVLDVPEAVLLVNPIEPEFKGEVDDKYEYSSENQNLRVHGWICMDPPVGFWQITPSDEFRSGGPLKQNLTSHVGPTCLAMFLSAHYSGEDLVLKLKPDEPWKKVFGPVFIYLNSVTSNANDDPSPLWEDAKSQMMTEVQKWPYDFPASIEFPPSDQRGNVSGRIQVRDRYVSEDCIPGKGAYVGLAPPGDAGSFQRDCKGYQFWTRADEHGYYSIKNIREGQYNLYAWVPGFIGDYRYDAAITITAGCDIDVGELVYEPPRDGPTLWEIGIPDRSAAEFYVPDPNPNYINKLYVNHPDRFRQYGLWERYADLYPDQDLIYTIGTSDYAKDWFFAQVTRKKDDDTYEGTTWQIKFQLDNVNQSGTFKLQISLATANIAELQIRINDPKADPPLFTTGVIGKDNTILRHGIHGLYWLYSIGIPATLLVEGNNTLFLTQPISNSPLAAFHGLMYDYIRLEGPPSSTSTRGVKPANMAPHTPLD
- the LOC18793599 gene encoding probable rhamnogalacturonate lyase B isoform X1, giving the protein MSSQRVQLDIQDHHVVMDNGILQVTLSKPDGIVTRIQYNGIDNLLEVLSEEVERGYWDLVWSEAGSVGTTGTFDVIKGTKFEVIVESDEQVEVSFTRKWNPSQKGKLVPLNIDKRFIMLRNSSGFYSYAIYDHLKEWPPFNLPQTRIVFKLRKEKFQYMAIADNRQRYMPLPDDRLQERSKVLDVPEAVLLVNPIEPEFKGEVDDKYEYSSENQNLRVHGWICMDPPVGFWQITPSDEFRSGGPLKQNLTSHVGPFCLAMFLSAHYSGEDLVLKLKPDEPWKKVFGPVFIYLNSLTSNANEDPSPLWEDAKHQMMTEVQKWPYDFPASSEFPPSDQRGNVSGRIQVRDRYVSEDCIPGKGAYVGLAPPGDAGSFQRDCKGYQFWTRADEHGYYSIKNIREGQYNLYAWVPGFIGDYRYDAAINITAGCVIDVGELVYEPPRDGPTLWEIGIPDRSAAEFYVPDPNPNYINKLYVNHPDRFRQYGLWERYADLYPDQDLIYTIGTSDYAKDWFFAQVTRKKDDDTYEGTTWQIKFQLDNVNQSGTFKLQISLATANIAELQIRINDPKADPPLFTTGVIGKDNTILRHGIHGLYWLYSIDIPATLLVEGNNTLFLTQPISNSPLAAFHGLMYDYIRLEGPPSSTSTRGVKPANMAPNTPLD
- the LOC18793599 gene encoding probable rhamnogalacturonate lyase B isoform X2 gives rise to the protein MSSQRVQLDIQDHHVVMDNGILQVTLSKPDGIVTRIQYNGIDNLLEVLSEEVERGYWDLVWSEAGSVGTTGTFDVIKGTKFEVIVESDEQVEVSFTRKWNPSQKGKLVPLNIDKRFIMLRNSSGFYSYAIYDHLKEWPPFNLPQTRIVFKLRKEKFQYMAIADNRQRYMPLPDDRLQERSKVLDVPEAVLLVNPIEPEFKGEMFLSAHYSGEDLVLKLKPDEPWKKVFGPVFIYLNSLTSNANEDPSPLWEDAKHQMMTEVQKWPYDFPASSEFPPSDQRGNVSGRIQVRDRYVSEDCIPGKGAYVGLAPPGDAGSFQRDCKGYQFWTRADEHGYYSIKNIREGQYNLYAWVPGFIGDYRYDAAINITAGCVIDVGELVYEPPRDGPTLWEIGIPDRSAAEFYVPDPNPNYINKLYVNHPDRFRQYGLWERYADLYPDQDLIYTIGTSDYAKDWFFAQVTRKKDDDTYEGTTWQIKFQLDNVNQSGTFKLQISLATANIAELQIRINDPKADPPLFTTGVIGKDNTILRHGIHGLYWLYSIDIPATLLVEGNNTLFLTQPISNSPLAAFHGLMYDYIRLEGPPSSTSTRGVKPANMAPNTPLD